The genomic region TGGTTCGGGATAGGAGAGTTTCCCAAGATTCTGATTGTTATCTTTGGTTCACTTGCATCTATAGTTGTAAATACCCAGGCAGGTATGAGTAATGTAGAAAAGCTTTATCTTGATGTAGGAACTATCTTTAATGCAAATGCAAGGCAGAAATTGTTCCAGATTGCTATTCCATCTGCGCTTGACGCTATTTTTGCAGGTATAAGGACATCTACAAGTGCTGCCTGGATGGTTGTGTTGGCTGCTGAAATGCTGGGTGCGAAGTCAGGCGTCGGATTCCTCATTACAAGAGGTATGGACTCAATGGACCTGCCACTTGTGCTTATGTCGATGATTGCGATAGGGATAGTCGGTGCATTGCTTTCAATTGTTACACAAATTGCAGAAAGGTTGATATGCCCATGGACGAGAAAAAGATCAAACTAAGACTTGAAAATATATCTCAAAGCTATGTTGTTAATAATGAAGTGCGTGATGCCGTGTCAAACGTTTCATTAGATGTCTATGATAATGAATTTCTGGTTATTCTTGGCCCGGGCCATTGTGGCAAAAGTGTATTGCTTAACATTATAGGCGGCTTGGAAACACCGGTGGAAGGAAGCAAATACCTTGATGGTGAAAAGTTAATAGGAAATGATAAGCGTATTGGCATGGTATTCCAGAAACTGGCGCTTATGCCGTGGAAAACTGTTATGGGAAATGTAGAGTTTGGGCCACAGCTTGCCGGTGTTGACAAAGCAACCAGAAGGAAAACGGCACAGAAATATATTGACCTTGTGGGACTTACCGGTTTTGAAAAAGCCTATCCCAATCAATTATCAGGCGGCATGAAGCAGAGGGTTGGTATTGCCAGGGCTTATACAAATAATCCGGAAATTCTACTGATGGATGAACCCTTCGGGCAATTAGATGCCCAAACACGTTATGCCATGCAGGAAGAAATTCAGAGAGTATGGCAACAGGAGAAGAGGACCATCGTATTTGTAACAAATAATATTGAAGAGGCAGTGTATCTTGGTGACAGGATTATATTGCTCAGTAAATGCCCTGCAACAGTAAAACAAATTTACGATATAAGCTTGCCTAGACCTCGAAATACCATAGATCCTGAATTCTTGAGGATTCGTAAGGAAGTATCAGAAAATACGGATCTTGCATTATAGCGCTAGAAGGAGGAGATTATAATGAATGAAATTAAACAGGAATTTAAGGTTGAGGTCAAAAATCTGACTAAATATTTTGGTGATTTACATGTGTTGGATAATATTTCTTTTAATATTAAAAAGGGTGAGTTTGTCTGTGTTGTAGGACCGACCGGATGTGGAAAGACAACATTTCTGAATCTGCTTACCAGAATCTACATGCCGACAAAAGGGGATTTATACATCGAGGGTAAGCCCGCAGATCCTAAGAAGCACAATCTGGCTTTTGTATTCCAGGAGCCTTCATCTGCCCCGTGGCTGACCGTAGAACAAAATCTCCGGTTTGGGCTTGAAATCAAAAAACTGGATAAGAAAGAAATTGATGATAGAGTAAACCACATTATTTCATTATTAGGCTTGGAAAAATTCAGGGACTCATACCCTCACCAGTTGTCTGTTAGTACAGCACAGAGAATTATTATCGGAAGAGCCTTTGCTATGAATCCGGACCTTCTGCTTATGGATGAACCCTATGGGCAGATGGATGTAAAGTTGAGATTCTATCTGGAGGACGAAGTCATCCGGCTGTGGAAGAAGCTAGGCAGTACGGTTGTATTTATTACACATAATATTGAAGAAGCTGTTTATTTGGCTGAAAGAATCCTGATCCTGTCAAATAAACCAACTACCATTAAAGAGGAAGTCATAGTTGATTTGCCGAGGCCCAGGGATGTTGTTTCTCCCGAGTTTGTAAAGATTAGAAAGCATGTAACAGAACAAATAAAGTGGTGGTAAATAACGTGCATTTATAAGCAAGTTTATAGGAAAAATTTTTAATGAAAGTCTTTCGAGAGGCGAATGCATATGATTTTTCATGGGATATCAAAGCTATTATACCTTCAGATCAGAGATGTATTGGTAGAACAGATTGAAAGTGGGAAACTGTCCCCTGGAGATGCTTTGCCGGGGGAGAGAACCATGGCGGAGATGTTTGATGTAAGTAGAGTGACAATAAGGAAATGTATCGGGAATATGGTAGAAGAAGGTTATTTGATAAGAAGCAGAGGGAAAGAAACAATTGTAGCAAGCCGTAAGGTAAGCCATCGGTTGGGCACTCTACTTGGTGTAGTTGAGGAACTTTCTGAAGCTAACAAAACTATTAAGGTAAAGGTGCTGTATAAAGGCTATGAAAAAATTACAACCGATATAAGAAATCATTTGAATACAGAAGATAATGCCCAGGTATATGCATTTTCCAGACTAATATTTTGTGACGATAAGCCGCTTGTTGTAAACTATTCCCATGTCCTTCAAGATATAGGCAAACTAGTAGAATCCCTGGACTTAGAAAGCGATAGGGTATTTCAGCACCTGGAAAACTGCGGGTATAACGTGAGCTATGCAGAACAGATGATTTCAGCGGGCATATGCAACAAAAAGGAAGCAGAACTTTTAAATTATAAGGTAGGCCAGCCTGTAATTGTAATAAAGAGAACAACATTTTTGGAAAACGGATATCCTATACTATATGAAAAATCCACTTATCGTGGGGAGGAATACCAATATAGTATAAAATTGTTGCGGAAGAGCGGGTCAGGAAATAGTCAGCGAACCAACTATGTATAGGAGGGTAAACAGTTGACCATTGCTATTCTTGTTCTGATAAATTTCTTTTCTGCATTTATACAAGCATCAAGTGGACTTGGCTATGCAATTTTTGCAATGTTTTTTATGCCTTTGGTCCTTCCTTTTCAACAATGCTCTATCATCAGTGCGGCAATCATTGTTGTTATAGGTATTCAAATGACAGTTTCTCTACGTTCTCATATTAAAATAAAAAAAATTATACTGCCTATGGCTTTTTGTATTCTGACAACCTGGGTAGGTATCTATATCATAAGAGTGATTAATGAGGATTTGATGAGAACAGTTATGGGTGTTTTTTTAATAATCCTTTCTTTTTACTTCTATATCACAAATAAATGTAAAATCAGAATAAAAGAAGGCTTTATTACCGGCATGACAATAGGCTCACTAACTGGCCTCTTAAC from Clostridia bacterium harbors:
- a CDS encoding sulfite exporter TauE/SafE family protein, producing MTIAILVLINFFSAFIQASSGLGYAIFAMFFMPLVLPFQQCSIISAAIIVVIGIQMTVSLRSHIKIKKIILPMAFCILTTWVGIYIIRVINEDLMRTVMGVFLIILSFYFYITNKCKIRIKEGFITGMTIGSLTGLLTGMFNIVGPLLTLYYYENSEDNLEFKANIEFSFLIAGMYSLCLNLLYARPDVFLIKAIGLSAAGAILAGIIGLHLFRKIDKHKLKYIIIGALPIMGIILVFR
- a CDS encoding ABC transporter ATP-binding protein, with amino-acid sequence MDEKKIKLRLENISQSYVVNNEVRDAVSNVSLDVYDNEFLVILGPGHCGKSVLLNIIGGLETPVEGSKYLDGEKLIGNDKRIGMVFQKLALMPWKTVMGNVEFGPQLAGVDKATRRKTAQKYIDLVGLTGFEKAYPNQLSGGMKQRVGIARAYTNNPEILLMDEPFGQLDAQTRYAMQEEIQRVWQQEKRTIVFVTNNIEEAVYLGDRIILLSKCPATVKQIYDISLPRPRNTIDPEFLRIRKEVSENTDLAL
- a CDS encoding GntR family transcriptional regulator codes for the protein MIFHGISKLLYLQIRDVLVEQIESGKLSPGDALPGERTMAEMFDVSRVTIRKCIGNMVEEGYLIRSRGKETIVASRKVSHRLGTLLGVVEELSEANKTIKVKVLYKGYEKITTDIRNHLNTEDNAQVYAFSRLIFCDDKPLVVNYSHVLQDIGKLVESLDLESDRVFQHLENCGYNVSYAEQMISAGICNKKEAELLNYKVGQPVIVIKRTTFLENGYPILYEKSTYRGEEYQYSIKLLRKSGSGNSQRTNYV
- a CDS encoding ABC transporter ATP-binding protein, with translation MNEIKQEFKVEVKNLTKYFGDLHVLDNISFNIKKGEFVCVVGPTGCGKTTFLNLLTRIYMPTKGDLYIEGKPADPKKHNLAFVFQEPSSAPWLTVEQNLRFGLEIKKLDKKEIDDRVNHIISLLGLEKFRDSYPHQLSVSTAQRIIIGRAFAMNPDLLLMDEPYGQMDVKLRFYLEDEVIRLWKKLGSTVVFITHNIEEAVYLAERILILSNKPTTIKEEVIVDLPRPRDVVSPEFVKIRKHVTEQIKWW
- a CDS encoding ABC transporter permease; translated protein: MSRDKTAVMSVAEKKAYYLSRLYMILPVVSIFLLILLWTTTAGKSDFPSPKETWDRLMQLFEQPIKGKNIFGHVWASLIRVFVALGFDWTFGIAFGILIGWNKKAKAILTPLFNAFRAVPPLAWIPLITIWFGIGEFPKILIVIFGSLASIVVNTQAGMSNVEKLYLDVGTIFNANARQKLFQIAIPSALDAIFAGIRTSTSAAWMVVLAAEMLGAKSGVGFLITRGMDSMDLPLVLMSMIAIGIVGALLSIVTQIAERLICPWTRKRSN